A part of Gossypium hirsutum isolate 1008001.06 chromosome A07, Gossypium_hirsutum_v2.1, whole genome shotgun sequence genomic DNA contains:
- the LOC107941041 gene encoding putative calcium-binding protein CML19 → MKIKIKEYERVLRYFDKDGDGKISASELIHRLNQMGENLLFNEAKVAVEALDSNGDGLLDLEDLIALMEKGNEEEKLKDLKEAFGMYDVDGNGFITAQGLKRMLSKLGELKSIDECKVMIKKFDLNGDGVLSFEEFRVMMQ, encoded by the coding sequence ATGAAGATTAAAATCAAAGAATACGAACGTGTTCTTCGTTATTTCGACAAAGATGGAGATGGTAAAATCTCAGCATCAGAATTAATCCATAGATTAAACCAAATGGGTGAAAATCTATTGTTTAACGAAGCAAAAGTTGCAGTGGAAGCATTGGATTCTAATGGCGATGGATTATtggatttagaggatttaatagctttaatggaaaaaggaaatgaagaagaaaaattaaaggatttGAAGGAAGCTTTTGGGATGTATGATGTTGATGGAAATGGGTTTATTACAGCTCAAGGACTTAAAAGAATGCTTAGTAAACTTGGGGAATTGAAGTCCATTGATGAATGTAAAGTTATGATTAAAAAATTTGATCTTAATGGTGATGGTGTTCTTAGTTTTGAGGAATTTAGAGTTATGATGCAGTGA
- the LOC107941047 gene encoding ribonuclease J: MAASTALSLCPYILSRRPTPRKRRFSCSVGSTTPIGTRRTNVPRRSSGRLDGARKSMEDSVQRKMEQFYEGTAGPPLRVLPIGGLGEIGMNCMLVGNYDRYILIDAGVMFPDYDELGVQKIIPDTTFIKKWSHKIEAVVITHGHEDHIGALPWVIPALDPHTPIYASSFTMELIKKRLKENGIFVPSRLKVFKMRKRFAAGPFEIEPLRVTHSIPDCCGLVLRCADGTILHTGDWKIDESPLDGNIFDRQFLEDLSKEGVTLMMSDSTNVLSPGRTTSERVVADALLRHISNAKGRIITTQFASNIHRLGSVKAAADLTGRKLVFVGMSLRTYLDAAWKDGKAPIDPSTLVKAEDIDAYAPKDLIIVTTGSQAEPRAALNLASYGSSHSFKLNKEDVILYSAKVIPGNESRVMKMLNRISEIGSTIVMGRNEGLHTSGHGYRGELEEVLKIVKPQHFLPIHGELVFLKEHELLGKSTGVRHTTVIKNGEMLGVSHLRNRKVLSNGFSSLGKENLLLMYSDGDKAFGTSTELCIDERLRIASDGIIVVSMEILRPQKIDGIIENSLKGKIRITTRCLWLDKGKLLDALHKAAHAALSSCPVNCPLAHMERTVSEVLRKMVRKYSGKRPEVIAIALENPAGVLSDELNEKLSGNSNVGFGIPAVRKVMDGHPKRREPNKIKAENDGNLHIENTSEQNLIVGNDVETFLPEEVTTSSSPDHAERHTHSTEDSDEFWKPFIKSSSPIDNLENDNNGFIPIEEHKSELKSDDAASSGDVSELPSSQLKSSKPAKRNKWTSEEVKKLIKMRGELHSRFHVVKGRMALWEEISASLLADGISRSPVQCKSRWASLVQKYEEIRSEKKSHKDWPYFEEMNKILSDDLWQQLHND, encoded by the exons ATGGCTGCTTCCACTGCTCTCTCTCTTTGTCCGTACATACTCTCTCGCCGGCCAACCCCAAGAAAGCGTCGCTTTTCTTGCTCCGTCGGCTCCACTACTCCTATAG GTACACGAAGAACTAATGTTCCGCGTAGAAGTTCAGGAAGATTGGATGGGGCTAGAAAAAGTATGGAAGACTCTGTCCAACGCAAGATGGAGCAGTTCTATGAAGGGACTGCTGGTCCACCTCTTCGGGTTCTTCCAATTGGTGGTTTGGGTGAAATTGGAATGAATTGCATGCTTGTTGGGAATTATGATCGCTATATTCTAATTGATGCTGGTGTGATGTTTCCAGA CTATGATGAGCTTGGAGTCCAAAAGATTATACCTGATACAACATTTATTAAGAAATGGAGCCACAAAATTGAAGCAGTAGTGATAACACATGGCCATGAAGATCACATTGGTGCGTTGCCTTGG GTTATCCCAGCATTGGATCCTCACACTCCAATATATGCTTCATCCTTTACCATGGAG CTGATCAAAAAGCGTCTGAAGGAGAATGGGATTTTTGTTCCATCTAGGCTTAAGGTATTTAAAATGAGGAAGAGATTTGCGGCCGGGCCATTTGAAATAGAGCCTCTCAGGGTGACACATTCTATTCCCGACTGTTGTGGATTAGTTCTTCGCTGTGCTGATGGTACAATTCTTCACACTGGGGACTGGAAG ATTGATGAGTCACCATTGGATGGGAATATTTTCGACCGGCAGTTTCTAGAGGATCTGTCTAAGGAAGGAGTAACACTG ATGATGAGTGACTCTACTAACGTATTGTCACCCGGAAGGACAACTAGTGAGCGTGTAGTAGCAGATGCATTGTTGAGGCATATATCAAATGCTAAAGGAAGGATTATTACTACCCAGTTTGCGTCAAACATACACCGACTTGGAAGTGTAAAAGCTGCTGCAGATTTAACTGGTAGAAAGCTG GTATTTGTTGGCATGTCATTAAGGACTTACCTAGATGCAGCTTGGAAGGATGGAAAAGCACCAATTGATCCATCAACTCTG GTGAAAGCAGAAGATATTGATGCCTATGCTCCAAAGGATTTGATAATTGTCACAACTGGATCCCAA GCAGAGCCACGGGCAGCCTTGAATCTTGCATCCTATGGAAGTAGTCATTCTTTCAAACTGAACAAGGAAGATGTGATTCTCTATTCAGCTAAG GTAATCCCTGGTAATGAATCTCGGGTAATGAAGATGCTAAACCGTATATCAGAGATTGGATCAACTATAGTGATGGGTAGGAATGAGGGGCTACACACTTCTGGTCATGGCTATCGTGGAGAGTTG GAGGAAGTACTTAAAATTGTGAAGCCGCAGCATTTTTTACCCATACATGGAGAGCTCGTGTTCTTGAAAGAGCATGAGCTACTTGGGAAATCAACCGGCGTTCGACACACCACT GTTATAAAGAATGGAGAGATGCTTGGGGTTTCTCATTTGAGGAATAGAAAAGTTCTGTCTAATGGCTTTAGTTCCCTTGGGAAGGAGAATTTACTG TTAATGTACAGTGATGGTGATAAGGCATTTGGCACATCAACTGAACTTTGTATTGATGAGAGACTAAGAATTGCATCTGATGGCATTATAGTGGTCAG CATGGAAATTTTACGCCCCCAAAAGATTGATGGCATAATTGAGAATAGCTTAAAAGGGAAGATAAGAATCACCACACGGTGCTTATGGCTAGACAAGGGTAAGCTTTTAGATGCACTCCATAAAGCTGCTCATGCTGCACTGTCGAGCTGTCCTGTGAATTGCCCCCTAGCTCACATGGAAAGAACTGTTTCTGAGGTATTGAGGAAGATGGTAAGGAAGTACAGCGGTAAGAGGCCTGAAGTCATCGCGATTGCATTGGAGAACCCTGCAGGAGTTCTCTCTGATGAGCTAAATGAAAAGCTCTCTGGCAACTCCAATGTTGGTTTTGGGATACCGGCAGTCAGAAAAGTAATGGATGGACATCCAAAAAGGAGAGAACCAAACAAGATAAAAGCAGAAAATGACGGTAATCTGCATATAGAGAATACTTCAGAACAAAATTTGATAG TTGGCAATGATGTTGAAACGTTCTTACCTGAGGAAGTGACCACTAGTTCAAGTCCTGACCATGCAGAAAGACATACACACAGTACTGAGGATTCTGATGAATTCTGGAAACCATTCATCAAATCATCTTCACCTATTGACAATTTGGAAAATGATAACAATGGTTTTATCCCAATAGAGGAACATAAGTCGGAACTTAAGAGTGATGATGCTGCAAGCAGTGGAGATGTCTCAGAACTGCCCAGCTCTCAACTGAAGTCGTCAAAGCCTGCCAAACGGAACAAATGGACATCTGAAGAGGTCAAGAAGCTAATTAAAATGCGGGGGGAATTACATAGCCGATTTCATGTTGTGAAAGGGAGAATGGCCCTTTGGGAAGAAATATCTGCTAGCCTGTTGGCTGATGGAATTAGTCGAAGTCCTGTGCAGTGTAAATCCAGATGGGCATCTCTGGTTCAGAAATATGAG GAAATCAGGAGTGAGAAGAAAAGCCATAAAGATTGGCCCTATTTTGaggaaatgaataaaattttatctgATGATTTATGGCAGCAGCTACATAATGATTAA